One region of Baekduia soli genomic DNA includes:
- a CDS encoding O-antigen ligase family protein: MDAPVPLILCALLAAGAVLLPGVRLRALATLGALVLAPVLLVSDIWDTDQVRPLRDHPSVAVAGVAAGVVVLAALAVLFARRPPAFPIAAAAAIPFRVPIASGGSTANLLVPLYVVVGAGALAYAVPRLLPGRDDGRERAAGAIEWLLAVSVVLYAVQSSYSDDFGKALENVVFFYVPFALLFALVARIAWTRRLAVQVLGVLAALALVFAAVGFVEYATRHLLLNPKVIASNQFESSFRVNSLFFDPNIYGRFLAVVMIGVASVLLWARRGRDVWGAAAVLAVLWAGLLLTLSQSSFAALLLGLVVLAGARWRPRWAVATAVAALVVGAVFVVAAPSALHLNLNNSKSADTATSGRYDLVKGGLRLFIARPLQGHGSGSFSRSYRRAEKGSQERAVSASHTIPITVAAEQGIGGLLVYLALLAAAAVMLLRGARGDPVRATIAAAFIALVLHTWSYASFLEDPLTWALLGVGLALDVARRARAAGVAPS, from the coding sequence GTGGACGCTCCTGTCCCGCTGATCCTCTGCGCGCTGCTGGCCGCCGGCGCCGTGCTGCTGCCCGGGGTGCGACTGCGCGCGCTGGCGACCCTCGGCGCCCTGGTGCTCGCGCCCGTCCTGCTGGTGTCCGACATCTGGGACACCGACCAGGTGCGCCCGCTGCGCGACCACCCGTCCGTGGCCGTCGCGGGGGTGGCCGCCGGGGTCGTCGTGCTCGCGGCGCTGGCCGTGCTGTTCGCCCGCCGGCCCCCGGCGTTCCCGATCGCGGCCGCCGCGGCCATCCCGTTCCGCGTCCCGATCGCCTCGGGCGGCTCGACGGCCAACCTGCTCGTCCCGCTCTACGTCGTCGTCGGCGCCGGCGCCCTGGCCTACGCGGTGCCCCGGCTGCTGCCCGGCCGCGACGACGGGCGCGAGCGCGCGGCCGGCGCGATCGAGTGGCTGCTGGCGGTCTCCGTCGTCCTCTACGCCGTGCAGTCCTCCTACTCCGACGACTTCGGCAAGGCCCTGGAGAACGTCGTGTTCTTCTACGTGCCGTTCGCGCTGCTCTTCGCGCTGGTGGCGCGCATCGCGTGGACGCGGCGCCTGGCCGTGCAGGTCCTCGGCGTCCTCGCCGCGCTCGCGCTGGTCTTCGCGGCCGTCGGCTTCGTCGAGTACGCCACGCGCCACCTGCTCCTGAACCCCAAGGTCATCGCGTCGAACCAGTTCGAGTCCTCGTTCCGCGTCAACTCGCTGTTCTTCGATCCCAACATCTACGGGCGCTTCCTGGCCGTCGTGATGATCGGCGTGGCCTCCGTGCTGCTGTGGGCGCGCCGCGGGCGCGACGTCTGGGGCGCCGCGGCCGTGCTCGCGGTCCTCTGGGCCGGGCTGCTGCTCACCTTGTCGCAGTCGAGCTTCGCGGCGCTCCTGCTCGGGCTCGTCGTCCTGGCCGGCGCGCGCTGGCGCCCGCGCTGGGCGGTGGCCACCGCGGTGGCCGCGCTCGTCGTCGGCGCCGTCTTCGTCGTCGCCGCGCCGTCGGCGCTGCACCTGAACCTCAACAATTCCAAGTCGGCCGACACCGCCACGAGCGGGCGCTACGACCTCGTCAAGGGCGGGCTGCGCCTGTTCATCGCCCGCCCGCTGCAGGGCCACGGGTCGGGCTCGTTCTCGCGCTCCTACCGCCGCGCCGAGAAGGGCTCGCAGGAGCGGGCGGTCTCCGCGTCGCACACCATCCCGATCACCGTGGCCGCCGAGCAGGGGATCGGCGGCCTGCTCGTCTACCTGGCGCTCCTGGCCGCCGCGGCGGTCATGCTGTTGCGCGGCGCCCGCGGCGATCCCGTCCGGGCGACGATCGCCGCCGCCTTCATCGCGCTCGTGCTGCACACCTGGAGCTACGCCTCGTTCCTGGAGGACCCCCTGACGTGGGCGCTGCTCGGCGTGGGCCTGGCGCTGGACGTCGCGCGGAGGGCCCGGGCCGCCGGCGTGGCGCCGTCGTGA